The stretch of DNA TCCCTACAGTCTTCGCCACGATGAACCCAACTTGGCTGGGCTCATCCGGAGAAGTGGACACCATATATAACACTAAGTTCCGGCGTCCATTTCGGACGCCGGAACGTACAGTATGTGAGAAGTTGGCGGAAGTCCGCATTCTATTCTTGGTGGCTAGCACCCTGCGATCAACCGCTACTTCACTAAGGCCCGACGAATCGTCAAGCAGTTATTGTTTAGGCCGACAGCTCTACGCGACCCTTGGTGCGGCGTGCTCCCAAAATGGCACGGCCGGCGCGGGTGCGCATGCGAAGGCGAAAGCCGTGCTTCTTGGCACGACGGCGGTTGTTCGGCTGAAAAGTCCGCTTGCTCACGGTAGTTACTCCAAGACATCGAAGATGCGCCTTGCCCGTAGCTAACAAGTAAGAAAGGGTTCGACGCTAAG from Arthrobacter polaris encodes:
- the rpmH gene encoding 50S ribosomal protein L34, with translation MSKRTFQPNNRRRAKKHGFRLRMRTRAGRAILGARRTKGRVELSA